In Miscanthus floridulus cultivar M001 chromosome 5, ASM1932011v1, whole genome shotgun sequence, one genomic interval encodes:
- the LOC136450308 gene encoding LEAF RUST 10 DISEASE-RESISTANCEUS RECEPTOR-LIKE PROTEIN KINASE-like 1.2 isoform X4, with protein MPSPTPSHHHDRGRLLLVLLLLAAAVASRGDDDTYAVSACRSRPYLCGGVNISYPFYLASDDAKAVPDHDAESYCGYPGLAVSCDDANNKPVLKLGDDNYTVSGIDYANLIVSLADADATGAGNGACPVVDHNVTIPLAVQLSVILHSVDYLFFFVGCSFGTEAEPAPKPPKPPTIKPITCGDMDKPASMTFVLPRGEVPPGDWSSACRQVFEVPVLKSSVPSKAVAEDPVWRNDGYGKALRAGFQLGWDRSSGPCGQCEQSSGKCGYNRAGEFLGCLCADGRVGDGGCRSKKKTAIIAGVVAGGAGVAGLAAAIFLFMRKRKQKKVINSSSKLLKYSGSGGTPRSQVGDVESGSIEDPPTHLFTYEELEEATNCFNENRELGDGGFGTVYKGYLKDGRVVAVKRLYNNSYRRVEQFQNEAAILSGLRHPNLVMFYGCTSSQSRELLLVYEFVANGTVADHLHGQRAPERALSWPLRLSIAVESAAALTYLHAIEPPVVHRDVKTTNILLDADYHVKVADFGLSRLFPLDVTHVSTAPQGTPGYVDPEYHQCYQLTDKSDVYSFGVVLVELISSKPAVDITRHRNEINLAGMAISKIQKCQLEEIVDLGLGYETDPATKKMMTMVAELAFRCLQQNGEMRPPIKEVLEVLRSIQGECLMEKDGDKKNKDGPVSPTTVHAPWDSKATTPNTSKD; from the exons ATGCCGTCCCCGACCCCGAGCCACCACCACGACCGAGGccgcctcctcctcgtactcctcctACTCGCCGCGGCCGTCGCGTCGCGCGGCGATGACGACACGTACGCCGTCTCCGCGTGCCGGTCGCGGCCGTACCTCTGCGGCGGCGTGAACATCAGCTACCCGTTCTACCTTGCCAGCGACGACGCCAAGGCCGTCCCAGACCACGACGCCGAGTCCTACTGCGGCTACCCGGGCCTCGCCGTCAGCTGCGACGACGCCAACAACAAGCCCGTCCTGAAGCTCGGGGACGACAACTACACGGTCTCGGGCATCGACTACGCCAACCTGATCGTCTCGCTCGCCGACGCGGACGCCACGGGCGCGGGCAACGGCGCATGCCCCGTCGTGGACCACAACGTGACCATCCCACTGGCCGTCCAGCTGTCCGTTATTCTCCACAGCGTCGactacctcttcttcttcgtcggcTGCTCCTTCGGCACGGAGGCCGAGCCCGCTCCCAAACCGCCGAAGCCGCCGACCATCAAGCCCATCACCTGTGGAGACATGGACAAACCGGCTTCCATGACGTTCGTGCTCCCGCGCGGCGAGGTGCCTCCCGGCGACTGGTCGAGCGCGTGCCGGCAGGTTTTCGAAGTGCCAGTGCTCAAGAGCTCCGTCCCGTCCAAGGCTGTCGCTGAGGACCCGGTGTGGAGGAACGACGGGTACGGCAAGGCCCTCCGCGCGGGGTTCCAGCTGGGCTGGGACCGGAGCTCCGGTCCGTGCGGCCAATGCGAGCAGTCCAGCGGCAAGTGTGGGTACAACCGCGCCGGCGAGTTCCTGGGCTGCCTCTGCGCCGACGGCCGCGTGGGCGACGGCGGTTGCA GGTCAAAAAAGAAAACAGCAATTATTGCTG GTGTCGTGGCTGGTGGTGCCGGTGTTGCAGGGCTTGCCGCTGCCATATTTTTGTTCATGCGCAAGAGGAAGCAGAAGAAAGTGATCAACTCATCTTCGAAGCTCCTCAAGTACAGCGGCTCTGGTGGGACCCCGCGTTCTCAGGTCGGCGACGTGGAGTCCGGCAGCATCGAGGACCCGCCAACGCACCTCTTCAcctacgaggagctcgaggaggcCACCAACTGCTTCAATGAAAACAGAGAACTCGGTGATGGTGGCTTCGGCACCGTCTACAAAG GGTACCTCAAGGACGGGCGCGTGGTGGCGGTGAAGCGGCTGTACAACAACAGCTACCGGCGCGTGGAGCAGTTCCAGAACGAGGCGGCCATCCTGTCCGGGCTGCGCCACCCGAACCTGGTCATGTTCTACGGCTGCACGTCCAGCCAGAGCCGCGAGCTGCTGCTGGTGTACGAGTTCGTGGCCAACGGCACGGTCGCCGACCACCTGCACGGGCAGCGAGCCCCCGAGCGCGCCCTCTCGTGGCCGCTCCGCCTCAGCATCGCCGTGGAGTCCGCCGCGGCGCTCACCTACCTGCACGCCATCGAGCCACCCGTCGTGCACCGCGACGTCAAGACCACCAACATCCTCCTGGACGCCGACTACCACGTCAAGGTCGCCGACTTCGGCCTCTCCCGCCTCTTCCCCCTCGACGTCACGCACGTCTCCACCGCTCCCCAGGGCACACCAGG GTATGTAGATCCAGAGTACCACCAGTGCTACCAGCTGACGGACAAGAGCGACGTCTACAGTTTCGGAGTGGTGCTGGTGGAGCTCATCTCGTCGAAGCCCGCCGTCGACATCACCCGACACCGCAACGAGATCAACCTGGCCGGCATGGCCATCAGCAAGATCCAGAAGTGCCAGCTGGAGGAGATCGTCGACCTCGGCCTGGGCTACGAGACCGACCCGGCCACCAAGAAGATGATGACCATGGTCGCGGAGCTGGCCTTCCGTTGCCTGCAGCAGAACGGCGAGATGCGCCCGCCCATCAAGGAGGTGCTCGAGGTGCTCAGGAGCATTCAGGGTGAATGCCTGATGGAGAAGGACggagacaagaagaacaaggacGGCCCCGTGTCTCCCACCACGGTTCATGCTCCGTGGGACAGCAAGGCCACCACGCCCAACACCAGCAAGGACTAG
- the LOC136450308 gene encoding LEAF RUST 10 DISEASE-RESISTANCEUS RECEPTOR-LIKE PROTEIN KINASE-like 1.2 isoform X3, translating into MPSPTPSHHHDRGRLLLVLLLLAAAVASRGDDDTYAVSACRSRPYLCGGVNISYPFYLASDDAKAVPDHDAESYCGYPGLAVSCDDANNKPVLKLGDDNYTVSGIDYANLIVSLADADATGAGNGACPVVDHNVTIPLAVQLSVILHSVDYLFFFVGCSFGTEAEPAPKPPKPPTIKPITCGDMDKPASMTFVLPRGEVPPGDWSSACRQVFEVPVLKSSVPSKAVAEDPVWRNDGYGKALRAGFQLGWDRSSGPCGQCEQSSGKCGYNRAGEFLGCLCADGRVGDGGCSKISADSSALSWPGSKKKTAIIAGVVAGGAGVAGLAAAIFLFMRKRKQKKVINSSSKLLKYSGSGGTPRSQVGDVESGSIEDPPTHLFTYEELEEATNCFNENRELGDGGFGTVYKGYLKDGRVVAVKRLYNNSYRRVEQFQNEAAILSGLRHPNLVMFYGCTSSQSRELLLVYEFVANGTVADHLHGQRAPERALSWPLRLSIAVESAAALTYLHAIEPPVVHRDVKTTNILLDADYHVKVADFGLSRLFPLDVTHVSTAPQGTPGYVDPEYHQCYQLTDKSDVYSFGVVLVELISSKPAVDITRHRNEINLAGMAISKIQKCQLEEIVDLGLGYETDPATKKMMTMVAELAFRCLQQNGEMRPPIKEVLEVLRSIQGECLMEKDGDKKNKDGPVSPTTVHAPWDSKATTPNTSKD; encoded by the exons ATGCCGTCCCCGACCCCGAGCCACCACCACGACCGAGGccgcctcctcctcgtactcctcctACTCGCCGCGGCCGTCGCGTCGCGCGGCGATGACGACACGTACGCCGTCTCCGCGTGCCGGTCGCGGCCGTACCTCTGCGGCGGCGTGAACATCAGCTACCCGTTCTACCTTGCCAGCGACGACGCCAAGGCCGTCCCAGACCACGACGCCGAGTCCTACTGCGGCTACCCGGGCCTCGCCGTCAGCTGCGACGACGCCAACAACAAGCCCGTCCTGAAGCTCGGGGACGACAACTACACGGTCTCGGGCATCGACTACGCCAACCTGATCGTCTCGCTCGCCGACGCGGACGCCACGGGCGCGGGCAACGGCGCATGCCCCGTCGTGGACCACAACGTGACCATCCCACTGGCCGTCCAGCTGTCCGTTATTCTCCACAGCGTCGactacctcttcttcttcgtcggcTGCTCCTTCGGCACGGAGGCCGAGCCCGCTCCCAAACCGCCGAAGCCGCCGACCATCAAGCCCATCACCTGTGGAGACATGGACAAACCGGCTTCCATGACGTTCGTGCTCCCGCGCGGCGAGGTGCCTCCCGGCGACTGGTCGAGCGCGTGCCGGCAGGTTTTCGAAGTGCCAGTGCTCAAGAGCTCCGTCCCGTCCAAGGCTGTCGCTGAGGACCCGGTGTGGAGGAACGACGGGTACGGCAAGGCCCTCCGCGCGGGGTTCCAGCTGGGCTGGGACCGGAGCTCCGGTCCGTGCGGCCAATGCGAGCAGTCCAGCGGCAAGTGTGGGTACAACCGCGCCGGCGAGTTCCTGGGCTGCCTCTGCGCCGACGGCCGCGTGGGCGACGGCGGTTGCAGTAAGATATCAGCTGACTCCTCCGCTCTGTCTTGGCCCG GGTCAAAAAAGAAAACAGCAATTATTGCTG GTGTCGTGGCTGGTGGTGCCGGTGTTGCAGGGCTTGCCGCTGCCATATTTTTGTTCATGCGCAAGAGGAAGCAGAAGAAAGTGATCAACTCATCTTCGAAGCTCCTCAAGTACAGCGGCTCTGGTGGGACCCCGCGTTCTCAGGTCGGCGACGTGGAGTCCGGCAGCATCGAGGACCCGCCAACGCACCTCTTCAcctacgaggagctcgaggaggcCACCAACTGCTTCAATGAAAACAGAGAACTCGGTGATGGTGGCTTCGGCACCGTCTACAAAG GGTACCTCAAGGACGGGCGCGTGGTGGCGGTGAAGCGGCTGTACAACAACAGCTACCGGCGCGTGGAGCAGTTCCAGAACGAGGCGGCCATCCTGTCCGGGCTGCGCCACCCGAACCTGGTCATGTTCTACGGCTGCACGTCCAGCCAGAGCCGCGAGCTGCTGCTGGTGTACGAGTTCGTGGCCAACGGCACGGTCGCCGACCACCTGCACGGGCAGCGAGCCCCCGAGCGCGCCCTCTCGTGGCCGCTCCGCCTCAGCATCGCCGTGGAGTCCGCCGCGGCGCTCACCTACCTGCACGCCATCGAGCCACCCGTCGTGCACCGCGACGTCAAGACCACCAACATCCTCCTGGACGCCGACTACCACGTCAAGGTCGCCGACTTCGGCCTCTCCCGCCTCTTCCCCCTCGACGTCACGCACGTCTCCACCGCTCCCCAGGGCACACCAGG GTATGTAGATCCAGAGTACCACCAGTGCTACCAGCTGACGGACAAGAGCGACGTCTACAGTTTCGGAGTGGTGCTGGTGGAGCTCATCTCGTCGAAGCCCGCCGTCGACATCACCCGACACCGCAACGAGATCAACCTGGCCGGCATGGCCATCAGCAAGATCCAGAAGTGCCAGCTGGAGGAGATCGTCGACCTCGGCCTGGGCTACGAGACCGACCCGGCCACCAAGAAGATGATGACCATGGTCGCGGAGCTGGCCTTCCGTTGCCTGCAGCAGAACGGCGAGATGCGCCCGCCCATCAAGGAGGTGCTCGAGGTGCTCAGGAGCATTCAGGGTGAATGCCTGATGGAGAAGGACggagacaagaagaacaaggacGGCCCCGTGTCTCCCACCACGGTTCATGCTCCGTGGGACAGCAAGGCCACCACGCCCAACACCAGCAAGGACTAG